The following proteins are encoded in a genomic region of Schistocerca serialis cubense isolate TAMUIC-IGC-003099 chromosome 9, iqSchSeri2.2, whole genome shotgun sequence:
- the LOC126419809 gene encoding basic salivary proline-rich protein 2-like: MARLLRVTLCLTSLLASSIAGEDGRWVWGSSGRSFVSDRDPYYNRDRYPPVTGSYRPPPPIYEPEPGPDPSRPPPPPPPPPPPYGRPDFRPRPPGGPPPPPPGTPVLTGPVPSWEQRPTPPGGFKSYDRCKCAHSFNCNSPGIVFGSCDAGKQYCCYDLKPQGEGFGIDRPYGGGGEGPVTFGGRPDGRRDIPEVLVGPGGPTGIIGGRPRPEYYDDDDYDGFGRSAKKDKKL; encoded by the exons GTGTAACGTTGTGCCTGACTTCGCTGCTGGCGTCATCCATAGCAGGCGAGGACGGCCGCTGGGTGTGGGGTAGCAGCGGCCGCAGCTTCGTCTCCGATCGAGACCCCTACTACAACAGGGACCGCTACCCGCCCGTCACCGGCAGCTACAG GCCCCCGCCGCCCATCTACGAGCCGGAGCCGGGGCCAGACCCTTcgcggccgccgcccccgccgccgcctccaccacccCCGTACGGTAGGCCCGACTTCCGGCCACGGCCCCCTGGTggcccgcccccaccgcccccgggTACGCCCGTGCTGACGGGCCCCGTGCCATCCTGGGAACAGCGGCCCACGCCCCCTGGTGGCTTCAAGTCGTACGACCGCTGCAAGTGCGCCCACTCCTTCAACTGCAACTCGCCTGGCATTGTCTTC GGCAGCTGCGACGCTGGCAAGCAGTACTGCTGCTATGACCTGAAGCCCCAGGGCGAGGGCTTTGGCATCGACCGACCCTACGGCGGTGGCGGTGAAGGCCCCGTCACGTTCGGGGGTCGACCTGACGGTCGTCGAGACATTCCAGAAGTGCTGGTGGGTCCCGGCGGGCCCACAGGGATCATCGGCGGCCGACCGAGGCCGGAGTATTACGACGACGACGACTATGACGGGTTCGGCAGGTCCGCCAAGAAGGACAAGAAGCTCTGA